A stretch of the Syntrophus gentianae genome encodes the following:
- a CDS encoding TolC family outer membrane protein, whose product MNFQRDDRRKHASLTLAVLFLLLSLSILQSSLPAPLAAMDLMEAYSRARENDPLFGSSFYEHEATKTLPAQGRSYLLPQISAYGTEAKYYYDSAPSYYRDFNSESLGVSLKQPLFSIPRFYEYRQHNVRKDIGDVRFVSAEQDLMLRVAEAYFNELAAENLLELIAVEKKAVLEQCEQAKRMFEAGVATITDVHDAEARYDSVRAREIEARSNRDVKMLALKKMVGIDPQGLNFLMEDIPLGIPEPQRLESWIEKAKENHPLLKAYAYQISYQEAELRKNEGQHWPSLDLVGGYNKTNTNNTVQTNRVAYESIGVQVNLPIFSGGYTTAKVKESRALLGQARKQYDNALADITQKLSEAFLGIRDNMSKIDALKTARKSASTSLKSNKMSLLAGVRTTIDVLNAERDLQDVRIQLLKARYEYLLNNVRLKAYAGTISEKDLQEINGWLQTAAAK is encoded by the coding sequence ATGAATTTCCAAAGAGACGATAGAAGGAAACACGCTTCCCTTACTCTTGCCGTTCTTTTCCTGCTTCTTTCTCTGAGCATTCTTCAATCGTCCTTACCCGCTCCTCTTGCCGCCATGGATTTGATGGAGGCCTATAGCCGAGCCAGAGAAAATGATCCCCTCTTCGGTTCCTCCTTCTACGAGCATGAAGCGACAAAAACATTGCCCGCACAGGGACGCTCCTATCTTCTCCCCCAGATTTCGGCCTATGGCACCGAAGCAAAATACTATTACGACAGCGCACCTTCCTACTATCGCGACTTTAACAGCGAATCCCTGGGCGTATCCCTCAAACAACCGCTCTTCAGCATCCCCCGGTTTTATGAATACCGGCAGCACAATGTCCGCAAGGATATCGGCGATGTGAGGTTCGTCTCGGCGGAACAGGACCTGATGCTCCGGGTCGCGGAAGCCTATTTCAACGAACTGGCAGCAGAAAATCTGCTGGAGCTCATCGCTGTGGAGAAGAAGGCGGTTCTGGAGCAGTGTGAACAGGCGAAGCGGATGTTCGAGGCAGGGGTTGCCACCATTACCGATGTCCACGATGCCGAAGCGCGCTACGATTCTGTTCGCGCAAGGGAAATCGAGGCCAGAAGCAACCGCGATGTCAAGATGCTGGCCCTGAAAAAAATGGTGGGAATCGATCCACAGGGATTGAACTTCCTCATGGAGGACATTCCCCTCGGCATTCCGGAACCTCAGCGTCTGGAGAGCTGGATTGAAAAGGCAAAAGAGAACCATCCCCTTTTGAAGGCATACGCCTATCAGATTTCTTATCAAGAGGCGGAACTCAGGAAGAACGAGGGACAGCATTGGCCGAGTCTTGATCTCGTGGGCGGATACAACAAGACCAACACGAATAACACGGTACAGACGAACCGGGTCGCTTACGAGAGCATTGGCGTCCAGGTCAATCTGCCGATTTTCAGCGGTGGGTACACGACCGCAAAGGTAAAGGAATCAAGGGCGCTTTTGGGGCAGGCCAGGAAGCAGTACGACAATGCCCTTGCTGATATCACCCAGAAACTCAGTGAAGCCTTTCTCGGCATTCGGGACAATATGTCAAAAATCGATGCGCTGAAGACGGCAAGAAAATCGGCGTCAACATCCCTGAAATCCAACAAGATGTCCCTGCTGGCCGGCGTCCGGACCACGATTGATGTCCTGAACGCCGAACGGGATCTCCAAGATGTCCGGATTCAGCTCCTTAAGGCGCGATACGAGTATCTGCTGAATAATGTGCGATTGAAAGCCTACGCAGGAACCATTTCCGAAAAGGATCTCCAGGAGATCAACGGGTGGCTGCAGACAGCGGCTGCGAAGTAA
- a CDS encoding type I secretion system permease/ATPase has product MPNIFRRPLPTVEKKRNELRTVLLSFKNTFLAVGLFSFVVNMLLLVPAIYMLQIYDRVLTSRNQDTLVMLTVIMVLMYIGIGFLEWIRSQVLIRLGNSMDQRLSGKVFQAAFEKSLRFGSANATQYFHDLTGVRQFLTGSGLFAFFDFPWTPIFIVVIFFMHPWLGIFSILSAIFLLVMAALTELVSRKPLAEANRLYNSASSYAGANLRNAEVIEAMGMLGCVRKYWYRKHEHFLKLQALASERASVVSAVTKAARLTFQSSILGLGAYLAVKKDITPGMMIAASILLGRALQPVEMAIGTWKQFLATRTSYLRLGEILGILSEREEEMSLPAPTGVLTVKNLIAGPPGTNKQILKGVSFAANPGDVVAVIGPSASGKTTLARMIVGIWSPFAGEVRLDGADISKWDKAELGPYIGYLPQDIELLDGTVAQNIARFGEIDSEKVVKAAKATGIHEMVLQFHDGYDTPVGEGGLFLSGGQKQRIALARAIYDDPVLFVLDEPNSNLDETGELALLQTLVQLKAAKKTIFVITHRTSILRVVDKVLLLVNGISQAYGPRDEVLARLKKGPAPQPQPVMQAVQKIR; this is encoded by the coding sequence ATGCCCAATATTTTCCGGCGACCATTGCCGACGGTAGAGAAGAAAAGGAATGAACTTCGTACCGTTTTGTTATCCTTTAAAAATACCTTTCTGGCCGTCGGCCTCTTCAGCTTTGTGGTTAATATGCTGCTTCTGGTGCCGGCGATCTATATGCTGCAGATCTATGACCGCGTCCTGACGAGCCGCAACCAGGACACCCTGGTGATGCTCACGGTCATCATGGTCCTGATGTATATCGGGATTGGTTTTCTGGAGTGGATTCGATCCCAGGTCCTGATTCGTCTGGGAAACAGCATGGATCAGCGTTTAAGCGGCAAGGTCTTCCAGGCGGCCTTCGAGAAGTCCCTGCGTTTCGGTTCCGCCAACGCCACCCAGTATTTTCATGACCTCACCGGTGTCCGTCAGTTCCTCACCGGCAGTGGCCTCTTTGCTTTTTTTGATTTCCCCTGGACGCCTATTTTCATTGTCGTCATCTTTTTCATGCATCCGTGGCTGGGCATCTTTTCCATTTTAAGCGCCATCTTTCTTCTGGTCATGGCTGCCCTTACGGAACTGGTCAGCAGAAAGCCCCTTGCCGAGGCAAACAGGCTTTACAACAGCGCCAGTTCCTATGCCGGCGCCAATCTGAGAAACGCCGAAGTGATCGAGGCCATGGGAATGCTGGGTTGCGTCCGGAAATACTGGTATCGGAAGCATGAGCATTTTCTGAAACTTCAGGCGTTGGCCAGCGAAAGGGCCAGTGTTGTCTCGGCGGTCACCAAGGCTGCCCGGTTGACGTTTCAGTCCAGTATTCTCGGCCTGGGCGCCTACCTGGCGGTTAAAAAGGATATTACACCCGGCATGATGATTGCCGCATCCATCCTGCTGGGAAGGGCCCTGCAGCCTGTAGAAATGGCCATCGGCACATGGAAGCAGTTTCTCGCCACCCGGACATCCTATCTGCGACTGGGAGAAATCCTGGGCATCCTGTCCGAGCGTGAGGAAGAGATGTCCCTGCCGGCCCCGACCGGCGTCCTGACGGTCAAAAACCTGATTGCCGGCCCCCCGGGGACCAATAAACAGATCTTGAAAGGCGTCAGCTTTGCGGCCAATCCCGGTGATGTTGTGGCAGTCATCGGTCCCAGCGCCTCGGGAAAGACAACCCTGGCGAGAATGATCGTGGGTATCTGGTCCCCTTTTGCCGGCGAGGTGAGGCTGGATGGCGCGGATATCTCAAAGTGGGACAAGGCGGAGCTTGGGCCGTACATCGGATATCTTCCCCAGGATATCGAACTTCTCGATGGTACTGTCGCCCAGAACATCGCCCGGTTTGGAGAGATCGATTCAGAGAAGGTGGTCAAGGCGGCGAAAGCGACGGGAATTCACGAGATGGTGCTGCAATTCCACGACGGATATGACACCCCCGTGGGAGAGGGGGGGCTGTTTTTATCCGGAGGACAGAAGCAGCGCATTGCCCTGGCGCGGGCAATCTATGACGATCCGGTGCTGTTCGTGCTCGATGAGCCGAATTCCAACCTTGACGAAACGGGAGAGTTGGCCCTCCTCCAGACCCTTGTCCAGTTGAAAGCGGCAAAAAAGACCATTTTTGTCATCACGCACCGGACTTCCATCCTTCGGGTTGTAGATAAAGTTCTCCTGCTGGTTAATGGCATCAGCCAGGCCTATGGCCCGAGAGATGAAGTCCTCGCTCGTCTGAAAAAGGGCCCGGCGCCTCAGCCGCAGCCAGTCATGCAGGCAGTCCAGAAGATCAGATGA